A stretch of Paenibacillus sp. URB8-2 DNA encodes these proteins:
- a CDS encoding IS1182 family transposase, whose product MIRQQQTLVLSPYAALYDIVVPKDNILRQINELVDFTFIYEELETKYCLDNGRNAIDPVRMFKYLLLKAIFELSDVDIVERSKYDLSFKYFLGMAPEDPVIDPSSLTKFRKLRLKDINLLDMLIGKTVELAIEQNILKSNSIIVDATHTKARYNQKTPQEILQDRARKLRKAVYTMDESVKVKMPAKNTTSELEDEIAYCQKLVNFIENESGIAQVPKILEPLNLLKETVADDVEQLRLAADPDARVGHKSADSAFFGYKTHLAMTEERLITAAVITTGEKNDGKQLQTLIEKSKAAGMQVKTVIGDTAYSEKDNIAYTKTNEIELVAKLNPLVTQGARKKEDEFLFNKDAGMYVCPAGHMAIRKARQGKKGVGKNQTDTYYFDVKLCKHCPFKEGCYKEGAKSKSYSVSIKSDEHTEQMTFQDSEYFKEKSKERYKIEAKNSELKHGHGYDVATSSGLLGMEMQGAMTIFAVNLKRILKLTD is encoded by the coding sequence ATGATTCGGCAACAACAAACCTTAGTTTTGAGTCCTTATGCGGCATTGTATGACATCGTTGTCCCGAAGGACAATATACTCCGTCAAATCAATGAATTGGTGGATTTCACTTTCATATACGAAGAACTGGAAACAAAGTATTGCTTGGATAATGGACGCAACGCCATTGATCCGGTGCGCATGTTTAAATATTTACTGCTGAAAGCCATTTTTGAACTCTCTGACGTCGACATCGTGGAGCGTTCAAAGTACGACCTGTCGTTCAAGTACTTCCTCGGCATGGCGCCGGAAGACCCGGTCATCGATCCGAGTTCCTTAACGAAGTTCCGTAAACTACGTTTGAAAGATATCAACCTTTTGGACATGCTCATCGGCAAGACCGTAGAACTTGCCATCGAGCAAAATATCCTAAAGAGCAATTCCATCATCGTCGACGCCACGCATACGAAAGCACGTTACAACCAGAAAACGCCTCAAGAAATTCTACAAGACCGTGCACGGAAATTGCGAAAAGCCGTGTACACCATGGATGAGTCAGTCAAGGTCAAAATGCCGGCAAAGAATACAACGAGCGAACTCGAAGATGAAATTGCGTACTGCCAAAAACTCGTCAACTTCATCGAAAATGAGAGTGGCATTGCACAAGTGCCAAAAATTCTGGAGCCGCTTAACCTGCTGAAAGAAACGGTTGCGGATGACGTCGAGCAACTTCGCCTGGCGGCGGATCCGGATGCGCGCGTTGGCCACAAGAGCGCAGATTCCGCATTTTTTGGATACAAAACTCATCTAGCGATGACTGAGGAACGCCTTATTACGGCGGCTGTCATTACAACCGGTGAAAAGAATGACGGCAAGCAATTGCAGACCCTTATCGAAAAAAGCAAGGCAGCTGGCATGCAGGTCAAAACGGTGATTGGGGATACTGCATATTCCGAAAAAGATAATATTGCGTACACGAAAACAAATGAAATTGAACTTGTGGCCAAACTAAATCCCCTCGTCACGCAAGGTGCGCGTAAGAAAGAAGACGAATTTTTATTCAACAAAGATGCAGGCATGTACGTATGTCCAGCTGGACATATGGCCATTCGAAAGGCTCGGCAGGGTAAAAAAGGGGTCGGCAAAAATCAAACAGACACCTATTATTTTGATGTGAAACTATGCAAGCATTGTCCGTTCAAGGAAGGGTGCTACAAAGAAGGCGCTAAAAGCAAAAGCTATTCGGTAAGTATTAAATCCGATGAGCACACCGAGCAAATGACGTTCCAAGATTCAGAGTATTTCAAGGAAAAATCCAAGGAACGCTACAAAATTGAAGCGAAGAACAGTGAACTCAAACATGGACACGGGTATGATGTCGCGACATCCTCGGGTCTGCTTGGCATGGAAATGCAAGGGGCGATGACAATTTTCGCTGTGAATTTAAAACGAATCTTAAAGTTAACAGACTAA